The proteins below come from a single Acidobacteriota bacterium genomic window:
- a CDS encoding saccharopine dehydrogenase NADP-binding domain-containing protein has protein sequence MQNRDFDVVLYGASGFTGKQTVEYFARNLKPGELRWAIAGRNRQKLEAVKAEIGGAAKDLEILVADSDDQAAVDAMVSHTRVMLTTAGPYALYGTPIVDACVRFKTHYVDITGETPWVKDLITRYHDQAAADGTRIIPFCGFDSVPSDLGAFLVARYIQNQLGAQCVEVKAYFQLNGGLNGGTMATVFNLIDAGETERARDVFLLNPPGEHSEQEIARNQDPKIPQYNTDIAAWAGPFFMSQINTRVVRRSSALYEQWHEPYGPNFFYQEHMKFGGLLGGIQAAGMSAGAAMFNVALQTPLREFMKPLLPKPGDGPSEKTMNEGWFLCDLVGVTSDGRKVKGVIRDQGDPGNRATVKFVCESALSLALNFDQLPGGPERGGVLTPATALGEVLAERLRNVGMVIEIG, from the coding sequence ATGCAAAACCGTGATTTCGATGTCGTGCTATACGGAGCCAGTGGCTTCACCGGCAAACAGACCGTGGAATACTTCGCTCGAAATTTGAAGCCTGGCGAATTGCGCTGGGCAATCGCCGGACGAAATCGTCAAAAACTGGAAGCGGTGAAGGCGGAAATTGGTGGCGCAGCAAAAGACTTGGAGATTCTGGTCGCCGACAGCGACGACCAAGCCGCAGTGGATGCGATGGTATCGCACACGCGAGTGATGCTGACGACTGCCGGGCCTTATGCGCTGTATGGAACGCCCATTGTTGACGCCTGTGTCAGATTCAAAACCCACTACGTGGACATCACGGGTGAAACTCCCTGGGTGAAAGACTTGATCACGCGTTACCACGATCAAGCCGCAGCCGATGGCACGCGGATCATTCCTTTTTGTGGTTTTGATTCTGTGCCGTCCGATTTGGGAGCGTTTCTGGTGGCGCGTTACATTCAGAACCAGCTTGGCGCGCAATGTGTGGAGGTTAAGGCATATTTCCAGCTCAACGGCGGATTGAATGGTGGAACCATGGCGACGGTATTCAATTTGATTGATGCCGGAGAAACTGAACGGGCTCGCGATGTCTTTTTGTTGAACCCTCCCGGCGAGCATTCGGAACAGGAGATCGCCCGAAACCAGGACCCGAAAATTCCACAGTACAACACGGACATTGCCGCTTGGGCAGGGCCGTTTTTCATGAGCCAGATCAACACCCGCGTCGTTCGTCGCAGCAGCGCTTTATACGAACAATGGCACGAGCCATACGGGCCGAACTTTTTCTATCAAGAACACATGAAATTCGGAGGGCTGTTGGGCGGCATACAGGCTGCCGGAATGAGTGCTGGCGCAGCAATGTTCAACGTCGCGCTGCAAACGCCGCTTCGCGAATTTATGAAACCCTTGCTGCCGAAACCCGGCGATGGGCCTTCGGAAAAAACCATGAACGAAGGCTGGTTTCTGTGCGATTTGGTGGGCGTAACCAGCGATGGGCGCAAAGTCAAAGGCGTGATTCGCGACCAAGGCGATCCCGGCAACCGAGCTACGGTCAAGTTTGTGTGCGAATCGGCGCTGAGCCTGGCATTGAATTTCGACCAATTGCCCGGTGGCCCGGAGCGCGGAGGCGTTCTGACTCCGGCAACCGCTTTGGGCGAAGTTCTGGCAGAGCGGTTGCGTAACGTGGGAATGGTGATCGAAATCGGCTAA
- a CDS encoding MBL fold metallo-hydrolase produces MKITFLGTGTSVGIPMIGCDCRVCSSDDPRDNRTRTGLMIENDGQRLIVDISADFRQQALREKIDQLNALLITHCHADHVLGLDDIRPLNFRHGPLPVYASEITWQGIRRVFYYIFERSYVGGGLAQITPHTIEGKFAVCGLQVTPFDVIHGKLPVTGFRFSDGNSEVAFITDCNFIPEHSLAELHGLDVLIIDALRFKPHVTHLHLDQTLNYIAELKPRRALLTHMGHDFKHSELSRVLPDGVEPAYDGLKIVL; encoded by the coding sequence ATGAAGATCACTTTTCTCGGAACGGGAACGTCAGTGGGAATTCCCATGATCGGTTGTGATTGCAGGGTTTGCAGTTCAGACGATCCCCGCGACAACCGAACGCGAACCGGGTTGATGATCGAAAATGATGGCCAACGGCTGATCGTGGATATTTCCGCAGACTTTCGGCAGCAGGCTTTGCGCGAAAAGATTGATCAATTGAATGCCTTGTTGATCACGCATTGCCATGCTGATCACGTGTTAGGTCTGGACGACATTCGCCCCCTCAATTTTCGGCACGGCCCGCTTCCGGTATATGCCAGCGAAATCACCTGGCAGGGAATTCGCCGCGTTTTCTATTACATTTTTGAGCGCTCTTATGTCGGCGGAGGCTTGGCGCAAATTACGCCTCACACCATCGAAGGAAAGTTTGCAGTTTGCGGCTTACAAGTCACACCGTTTGATGTCATTCACGGGAAATTGCCTGTTACCGGATTCCGTTTCAGCGATGGAAACAGCGAGGTGGCGTTCATCACTGATTGCAATTTCATTCCGGAACATTCACTGGCGGAACTTCACGGGTTGGATGTATTGATCATTGATGCGTTGCGATTCAAACCGCATGTCACTCATCTGCACCTGGATCAAACACTGAATTACATCGCTGAACTGAAACCTCGCCGCGCTCTGTTGACGCACATGGGGCATGATTTCAAACATTCGGAACTGAGCCGTGTTCTGCCCGATGGTGTGGAACCGGCTTACGACGGATTGAAAATTGTACTTTAG
- a CDS encoding SDR family oxidoreductase, whose protein sequence is MSFEGKVVLITGAARGIGRVIAQQFAENGARVALHFHSNREAAEKTFDSLAGTSHSLHQADVTDAAEARQLVEAVIRQHSRLDILVNNAAIFEAHPIAKVSYEDWQAAWQHTLNTNLIGAANLTFCAVQQMIRQGSGRIVNISSRGAFRGEPEAPAYGASKAALNAMSQSLAQALAPHNIFVYVVAPGFVETERVAYRLDSAEGDGIRNQSPLKRVAKPDEVAKTVLFLASEGTEFLTGGIIDVNGASYLRS, encoded by the coding sequence ATGAGCTTTGAAGGAAAAGTCGTTTTGATTACCGGCGCGGCGCGCGGAATTGGCCGCGTTATCGCCCAGCAGTTTGCAGAAAATGGAGCGCGCGTTGCGCTCCATTTTCATTCCAACCGCGAAGCCGCCGAAAAGACGTTTGATTCGCTTGCTGGCACTTCCCATTCGCTTCACCAAGCCGACGTCACCGATGCCGCTGAAGCCCGCCAACTGGTCGAAGCCGTCATTCGCCAGCACAGCCGCCTGGACATTCTGGTTAACAACGCCGCCATCTTTGAAGCGCATCCGATTGCCAAAGTCAGTTATGAAGACTGGCAAGCCGCGTGGCAACACACGCTCAACACAAACTTGATCGGAGCGGCGAACCTCACGTTTTGCGCGGTGCAGCAAATGATCCGGCAAGGTAGCGGACGCATCGTGAACATTTCTTCGCGCGGCGCTTTTCGCGGAGAGCCGGAGGCTCCGGCTTACGGCGCGAGCAAAGCCGCGCTGAACGCAATGAGCCAATCGCTGGCGCAAGCCTTAGCTCCGCACAACATTTTTGTTTACGTTGTTGCGCCGGGCTTTGTCGAAACCGAGCGCGTCGCGTATCGGTTGGACAGCGCTGAGGGCGACGGCATCCGAAATCAAAGCCCGCTCAAACGAGTCGCCAAACCGGATGAAGTCGCCAAAACCGTGCTGTTCCTGGCGTCGGAAGGAACGGAGTTTCTGACTGGCGGCATCATTGACGTCAACGGCGCTTCTTATTTGCGGTCTTAA
- a CDS encoding bifunctional riboflavin kinase/FAD synthetase — protein MEIFHGIEHAEIRRPTVLTLGVFDGLHLGHQAIIRTVVERSLLIDATPTLVTFDPHPRQVLKPETAPPLLQTFHQKAEGLRLLGIQQIIVLEFNQQLAALSAEAFVEKYIVNGLQAREVYLGKGFAFGHQRQGNIELLQQLSRQLGFLAAEVPEVRLRGHRISSTMVRMLLKAGRVNVARRMLGRPYGIEGIVTRGHGIGKQLLYPTANLDLQNRVLPADGVYVTLAFVGGVWYRSVTNVGKRPTFGGELESKVETHLIDFDQDLYDQTIRVRVLHRLRGEKKFSGVDELKAQITRDRNRAIRYFNSEIVCRNLGFV, from the coding sequence ATGGAAATCTTTCACGGCATTGAGCACGCGGAAATTCGCCGCCCGACGGTTTTAACGTTGGGCGTTTTTGACGGCTTGCATCTTGGACATCAAGCGATTATCCGCACTGTCGTAGAGCGCAGCTTGCTGATTGATGCCACGCCGACCCTGGTAACGTTCGATCCTCATCCGCGCCAGGTGCTGAAACCCGAAACTGCGCCGCCCTTGCTGCAAACCTTTCATCAAAAAGCTGAGGGGTTACGCCTGCTCGGCATACAGCAAATCATCGTATTGGAGTTCAATCAGCAATTGGCCGCTTTATCAGCCGAAGCTTTTGTCGAAAAATACATTGTTAATGGGTTGCAGGCGCGCGAAGTGTATCTAGGCAAAGGGTTTGCGTTCGGTCATCAACGACAGGGGAATATCGAGTTATTACAACAACTTAGCCGTCAACTCGGTTTTCTTGCGGCGGAAGTCCCCGAAGTCCGGCTGCGAGGTCACCGCATCAGCTCCACGATGGTTCGGATGCTGCTCAAAGCCGGACGCGTCAATGTTGCGCGGCGGATGCTCGGTCGTCCTTACGGCATTGAAGGCATAGTGACTCGCGGCCATGGAATCGGGAAGCAGTTGCTTTATCCGACAGCCAACCTTGATCTTCAAAACCGTGTTTTGCCCGCCGACGGTGTTTACGTCACACTGGCTTTCGTGGGTGGCGTCTGGTATCGCAGCGTCACCAACGTCGGTAAACGCCCGACGTTTGGAGGCGAATTGGAATCCAAGGTCGAAACCCACCTGATAGATTTCGATCAGGATCTATACGACCAGACGATTCGCGTTCGCGTGCTGCACCGGCTGCGCGGGGAAAAGAAATTTTCCGGCGTGGACGAACTCAAAGCCCAAATTACACGCGACCGCAACCGCGCCATTCGATACTTCAATTCCGAAATTGTTTGCCGCAACCTCGGCTTTGTTTGA
- a CDS encoding TIR domain-containing protein gives MADNFKYDVFLAYSAKDIDTVRAIAERLRADGLRVWPGVFEDAWELRAGDSASARIEEGLEASRVLVLCMSANAYHSDWVRLEEYTFRFREPLNRERRFIPLRLDEAQIKRSLAQFLYINWLLEEREQSYAMILEACRLQLRPMIRGTQTTSEQVAGKSLQLDYKDAQVYVYSFSSDGKFALTGSNDKSVRLWDVVTGQCLHILKGHTDTVQGVALSNDMRRALSGSEDGNIRLWDIENERCLRVFTEHTGGVESVAWSADHHRALSGAGDYTVRLWEVETGRCLRVFEGHTARPWCVTFSHDERSALSGSYDNTLRLWDIETGQCLRVFEGHTKTIRGIAWGTNQRRILSGSADQTIRLWDVETGQCLRVFEGHSATVLSIAWSANGRFALSSAIDRTVRLWDVEAGRCLQVLQGHSQTIQSVAWSADQRHALSGEENGSIRIWDLSEFVSEAKEQKIVVPALLSSKYQVQYTNAKVLLVGDTGVGKSGLAERLVHKRFVPTKSSHARKAYILNSTMVTEPSGISINQETVLWDLAGQPAYRLVHQLSMDDATLACVLFDCRNESNPFEGAAYWSQVLDQARTNTPLKKLLVASRTDVGGLPAGKERIESFAREHGFDAFLPTSAFTGEGCDQLLEEIRRGIPWEHVPKVTTTATLAELRNYVARLKGERDGTETTTNLQLTTNHLFTVAELHEGFSAHFGQKIPLEEFISHLERLEATDAVDLLVFRTTGAEPRPETLVLLDPTRVDAYASAVLVTAKDEPDGPGHLLESRVRDGEFKLDVEERIPDRESERHVLWYVMESLLARDLALRERIKGNDYFVFPSQCTAELRFPGTAAFGVAFGFAGPVRSIYATLIAQLAHYEGFKKRDFYQDAAAYRAETGGRCLIRLHDFGHGKGELELSFETETQESVRQGFLEFVNDHLESKSRPGSVTRRHAYHCKDCRNPFEDRVVRLRLDARKKNLLCPICEKKTPLVNLLAKPSVAAEIVAAQIATDAKAGRQRMTADFVIKAKKEEGKYDVFLSHNSKDKVVVERIAQKLLKVGLRPWLDKWDLVPGETVLEAMEKAINTIPCAALFFGPADTGKWHIIEIRKYVEKWASGDARMIPVVLHGVEGTPELPVFVGQTLWVDMRDWEADDNDGFYRLVCGILGKAPGDSPMRKFGVRDVAEWQKFGR, from the coding sequence ATGGCTGACAATTTCAAATACGATGTATTCCTTGCCTACTCAGCAAAAGACATAGACACGGTGCGCGCCATTGCAGAGCGGTTGCGGGCCGACGGGCTGCGCGTGTGGCCTGGTGTTTTTGAAGATGCGTGGGAACTCCGCGCGGGTGACAGCGCTTCGGCCAGGATCGAGGAAGGGCTGGAAGCCTCCCGCGTGCTCGTGTTGTGCATGTCGGCGAATGCCTACCATTCCGACTGGGTGCGGCTGGAGGAGTACACATTTCGGTTTCGTGAACCACTGAATCGAGAGCGCCGGTTTATTCCGCTGCGGCTGGATGAGGCTCAAATTAAACGCTCGCTGGCACAATTCCTATACATCAACTGGCTGCTGGAGGAGCGTGAGCAGAGCTACGCGATGATACTCGAAGCCTGCCGACTACAACTGAGACCGATGATAAGGGGAACTCAGACTACTAGCGAACAAGTTGCAGGAAAGTCCCTTCAACTCGACTACAAAGACGCGCAGGTTTATGTCTACTCCTTTAGCTCAGATGGAAAGTTCGCTCTAACCGGTTCCAATGACAAGAGTGTGCGACTGTGGGATGTTGTGACTGGACAATGCCTGCACATTCTTAAGGGACATACAGACACAGTTCAAGGTGTAGCGTTGAGCAATGATATGCGTCGCGCTTTATCTGGCAGCGAAGACGGTAACATTCGACTGTGGGACATAGAAAATGAACGATGCCTACGTGTTTTCACAGAACATACAGGTGGAGTGGAAAGCGTGGCCTGGAGTGCCGATCACCACCGAGCACTTTCAGGCGCAGGTGATTACACAGTACGACTATGGGAAGTAGAGACGGGACGATGTCTCCGTGTATTTGAAGGCCACACTGCCCGTCCTTGGTGTGTAACGTTCAGCCATGATGAACGCTCTGCCTTATCTGGCTCTTATGACAACACCCTGCGACTATGGGATATTGAAACGGGGCAATGCCTGCGAGTGTTTGAGGGACACACGAAAACTATTAGAGGCATTGCCTGGGGTACCAATCAACGACGTATCCTATCCGGTTCTGCTGACCAAACTATTCGGCTATGGGATGTTGAAACGGGGCAATGCTTACGTGTGTTCGAAGGTCACTCGGCCACAGTCCTGAGCATAGCGTGGAGTGCTAATGGCCGCTTCGCTCTCTCCAGTGCAATTGATAGGACCGTGAGATTGTGGGATGTGGAGGCTGGACGTTGTCTACAAGTGCTCCAAGGCCACTCACAAACAATTCAAAGCGTGGCGTGGAGCGCCGACCAACGCCATGCCCTCTCCGGGGAGGAAAATGGCAGTATCAGAATATGGGATCTGTCGGAGTTTGTCTCCGAAGCAAAAGAGCAGAAAATCGTTGTTCCCGCCTTATTGAGCAGTAAATATCAAGTCCAGTACACTAACGCCAAGGTACTCCTTGTTGGCGATACCGGAGTCGGTAAAAGCGGGCTGGCAGAACGCCTGGTACACAAACGATTCGTCCCGACAAAGTCTTCGCACGCACGCAAAGCTTACATTTTGAATAGTACTATGGTTACAGAACCTAGCGGTATTTCCATCAACCAGGAAACCGTGTTGTGGGATTTGGCGGGCCAGCCTGCGTACCGACTGGTTCACCAGTTGAGCATGGACGACGCCACACTGGCCTGCGTGTTGTTTGATTGCCGCAATGAATCGAACCCTTTTGAAGGCGCTGCCTATTGGTCTCAGGTGCTCGATCAGGCCCGCACGAACACACCGTTGAAAAAACTTCTGGTTGCCTCTCGCACGGATGTAGGCGGATTGCCCGCCGGAAAAGAACGGATCGAAAGTTTCGCCCGCGAACATGGCTTTGACGCCTTTCTTCCCACCAGCGCCTTTACCGGCGAAGGTTGCGACCAATTGCTGGAAGAAATTCGCCGGGGCATTCCCTGGGAACACGTTCCCAAAGTTACCACGACCGCGACACTGGCGGAACTTCGGAATTACGTGGCTCGGTTGAAAGGAGAACGGGACGGCACCGAAACAACGACCAACCTGCAACTCACTACCAACCACTTGTTTACCGTCGCCGAACTCCATGAAGGATTTTCCGCGCACTTCGGCCAAAAAATCCCGCTCGAAGAATTCATCTCGCATTTGGAACGACTGGAAGCGACGGACGCTGTGGATTTGCTGGTGTTCCGAACAACAGGCGCGGAACCCAGACCGGAAACTCTGGTGCTGCTCGATCCAACGCGCGTGGATGCTTACGCCAGCGCGGTGCTGGTCACTGCCAAAGATGAACCGGACGGCCCTGGCCATTTGCTGGAATCACGAGTCCGAGACGGCGAATTCAAGCTCGACGTCGAAGAGCGAATTCCCGACCGCGAATCAGAACGCCACGTGCTGTGGTACGTGATGGAAAGTTTGCTCGCCCGCGATTTGGCGCTGCGTGAACGAATTAAAGGCAACGATTATTTCGTGTTCCCTTCGCAATGCACGGCGGAACTTCGCTTTCCCGGCACAGCGGCGTTTGGCGTCGCATTCGGTTTTGCCGGGCCGGTGCGAAGCATTTACGCTACGTTAATCGCCCAACTCGCGCACTACGAAGGATTCAAGAAACGCGACTTTTATCAGGATGCCGCCGCCTATCGCGCAGAAACAGGTGGACGCTGCCTGATACGCCTTCACGATTTCGGCCACGGCAAAGGCGAATTGGAACTTTCGTTTGAAACAGAAACTCAGGAATCCGTCCGGCAAGGCTTTCTGGAATTCGTCAACGACCATCTGGAAAGTAAAAGCCGCCCTGGCAGCGTGACCAGGCGGCATGCGTACCATTGCAAAGACTGTCGCAACCCATTTGAAGATCGCGTCGTAAGGCTCAGACTGGATGCTCGAAAAAAGAATTTGCTCTGCCCGATTTGCGAGAAAAAGACTCCACTCGTAAATCTGTTGGCCAAACCTTCGGTAGCGGCTGAAATCGTGGCGGCCCAAATTGCCACCGATGCCAAAGCTGGTCGCCAGCGTATGACCGCGGATTTCGTCATCAAAGCCAAGAAAGAAGAAGGCAAATACGATGTGTTTCTAAGTCACAATTCTAAAGACAAAGTGGTGGTGGAAAGGATTGCCCAAAAGCTGCTGAAAGTCGGACTTCGCCCATGGCTGGATAAATGGGACTTGGTGCCCGGAGAAACCGTTTTAGAAGCTATGGAAAAGGCAATCAATACCATTCCGTGCGCCGCGCTGTTCTTTGGGCCTGCCGATACTGGAAAGTGGCATATCATCGAGATCAGAAAATATGTAGAAAAATGGGCGAGCGGAGACGCACGAATGATCCCGGTCGTTTTGCACGGCGTGGAAGGAACGCCTGAACTTCCAGTATTTGTGGGGCAAACGTTGTGGGTGGATATGCGTGATTGGGAAGCCGATGACAACGACGGTTTTTATAGACTGGTCTGTGGAATTCTGGGGAAAGCTCCCGGTGATTCGCCCATGAGAAAATTTGGCGTTCGTGATGTGGCCGAATGGCAAAAGTTCGGTCGCTAA
- a CDS encoding acetate kinase, translated as MNILVLNCGSSTIKFQVIATDLEQIAQNADRRLARGVIERIGGEAVCSLQVENLAKQRSTAQLRDIRAAVDFIVRWLCSPESGLDEVQSVTDIHAVGHRVVHGGEQFKQSVLISDEVLHGIEDCIDLAPLHNPANIKGILAARELLGPGMPQAAVFDTAYHQTLPEHAYLYALPYQFYRRHKVRRYGFHGTSHRYVAYRYRQLLNLPREAVNIITLHLGNGCSAAAIKAGDSIDTSMGMTPLEGLVMGTRSGDIDASIIDFLMSKEGLTAQEIEGLLNKQSGLLGISGLTNDMRELLEEARENNDRRALLAIELFCYRARKYIGAYLAAMGGADAVVFTGGIGENSAEIRSRICQGLEWCGLQLDTSANSAKIGGNEGLISAADSRLKAYVIPTDEELLIARDTVRCVHNVRQ; from the coding sequence ATGAACATACTGGTTCTCAATTGCGGCAGCTCCACCATCAAGTTTCAAGTTATCGCCACCGACCTGGAACAGATTGCGCAAAACGCAGATCGCCGGTTGGCGCGCGGGGTGATCGAACGCATTGGCGGCGAGGCCGTCTGCTCGCTCCAAGTCGAAAACCTGGCGAAACAGCGTTCTACCGCGCAACTTCGAGATATCCGTGCGGCTGTGGATTTCATCGTCCGCTGGCTCTGCTCTCCAGAATCAGGATTGGATGAAGTCCAAAGTGTCACGGACATTCACGCCGTCGGCCACCGCGTCGTACACGGCGGCGAACAATTCAAGCAATCCGTCTTGATCAGTGACGAAGTGCTGCACGGTATCGAAGACTGCATTGACCTCGCGCCGCTGCATAACCCTGCCAATATCAAAGGCATTCTGGCCGCGCGCGAACTGCTCGGGCCGGGAATGCCGCAAGCCGCCGTCTTCGACACCGCCTACCATCAAACGCTGCCCGAACACGCGTACCTGTATGCCCTGCCCTACCAGTTTTATCGTCGTCATAAAGTTCGCCGCTACGGATTTCACGGCACTTCGCACCGCTACGTAGCCTATCGCTATCGCCAACTGCTGAACCTCCCGCGCGAAGCGGTCAACATCATCACCTTGCATTTGGGCAATGGATGTTCCGCCGCAGCGATCAAAGCCGGTGATTCGATTGACACTTCGATGGGCATGACGCCGCTGGAAGGGCTGGTGATGGGAACGCGCTCCGGCGACATTGACGCTTCGATCATTGATTTTCTGATGTCGAAAGAAGGGTTGACGGCACAGGAGATCGAAGGCCTGCTGAACAAACAATCCGGCTTGTTGGGGATTTCTGGCTTAACGAACGACATGCGCGAATTGCTGGAAGAAGCCCGCGAAAACAACGACCGCCGCGCCTTGCTGGCCATCGAATTGTTCTGTTACCGCGCCCGCAAATACATCGGCGCATACCTGGCGGCAATGGGCGGAGCCGACGCCGTCGTTTTCACCGGAGGCATCGGGGAAAACTCCGCCGAAATCCGCTCCCGCATTTGCCAAGGATTAGAATGGTGCGGCTTGCAGTTGGACACCTCCGCCAATTCCGCAAAGATTGGCGGCAACGAAGGCTTGATCAGCGCCGCCGATTCGCGGTTAAAAGCCTACGTCATCCCAACCGACGAAGAATTATTGATCGCGCGCGACACCGTGCGATGCGTTCACAATGTTCGACAGTAG
- a CDS encoding AarF/ABC1/UbiB kinase family protein, translated as MALAKIGIEQIQTNGQVKALAERPALLEAAPAANIAQYDPAAQIKGNGIRGWLRAGRIIWTFALYHLFVFVYHRGWFIGKKDESEEKHLQWQGQWLVRQLLKLGPTFIKIGQSISTRADLLPLAYIKELSKLQDSVPAFPNDVAMQIIEHELGKPVDALFAEIEPEPIAAASLGQVYRGKLHSGETVAIKVQRPDLAKTINFDIAVLRQIARFMMRFPQVIRGIDWEGILGEFATVIFEEMDYIQEGHNAETFRASFRKWREVYVPTIYWSHSSPRVLTMEFIGGLKVLDLQLLRERGVNPPDVIKLIAKTYLKQLLEDGFFHADPHPGNLRVMDDGRLAFFDFGMVGRITPKLQSQLIDAFFHIVEKDVKGLTQDLINLQFLATTVDQEIIKPVVEKLFTDYFDLKLGEVRFKELTYELAEVIYEYPFRIPPHFTYVMRAIMTLEGIGIAMDPNFSFFDVAKPFAKEFMIRREGKTFRDLIVRKLVYGEEGEIQWSKMWKLAKIAIKSYWDDFVAKASGAVG; from the coding sequence ATGGCTTTAGCAAAAATAGGAATCGAACAGATTCAAACCAACGGCCAGGTCAAGGCTTTGGCCGAACGACCGGCGCTGCTTGAAGCGGCTCCGGCGGCAAATATCGCGCAATACGATCCAGCGGCTCAGATCAAGGGAAATGGCATTCGCGGGTGGTTGCGCGCCGGGCGAATCATTTGGACGTTCGCGCTGTATCATCTGTTTGTCTTTGTTTACCATCGCGGATGGTTCATCGGCAAAAAAGATGAATCCGAAGAAAAACACCTGCAATGGCAGGGCCAATGGCTCGTTCGCCAGCTTTTGAAACTCGGCCCGACGTTCATCAAAATCGGCCAGTCCATTTCCACGCGCGCCGACCTGCTGCCGCTGGCTTACATCAAAGAGCTGAGCAAGTTGCAAGATAGCGTCCCGGCCTTTCCGAACGATGTGGCGATGCAAATCATCGAACACGAATTGGGCAAACCGGTGGACGCATTGTTTGCTGAAATCGAACCGGAACCAATTGCCGCCGCTTCGCTGGGGCAGGTTTACCGGGGAAAGCTGCATTCCGGCGAAACCGTCGCCATCAAGGTGCAGCGGCCTGACCTAGCGAAAACCATCAACTTCGACATTGCCGTGTTGCGTCAGATTGCGCGCTTTATGATGCGCTTTCCGCAAGTCATTCGCGGCATAGATTGGGAAGGCATTCTGGGCGAATTTGCGACCGTGATTTTCGAGGAAATGGATTACATCCAGGAAGGTCACAACGCTGAAACCTTCCGCGCGAGCTTCCGCAAATGGCGTGAAGTGTATGTGCCGACGATTTACTGGTCGCATTCCAGCCCACGTGTGTTGACGATGGAATTTATCGGCGGGTTGAAAGTGCTGGATTTGCAATTACTGCGGGAACGCGGCGTGAATCCGCCGGATGTCATCAAGCTGATTGCGAAAACCTACTTGAAGCAATTGCTGGAAGATGGGTTCTTTCACGCCGACCCGCATCCGGGCAATCTGCGCGTGATGGACGATGGCCGTTTGGCGTTTTTCGATTTCGGAATGGTTGGGCGTATCACGCCGAAACTGCAAAGCCAGTTGATTGATGCTTTCTTCCATATTGTCGAAAAAGACGTCAAAGGGTTGACGCAGGATTTGATCAATCTGCAATTTTTGGCGACGACTGTGGATCAAGAAATAATCAAACCGGTCGTCGAAAAACTCTTTACGGATTACTTCGACCTGAAGCTGGGCGAAGTTCGGTTCAAGGAACTGACGTATGAACTGGCCGAAGTCATTTACGAATATCCGTTCCGCATTCCGCCGCATTTCACCTATGTCATGCGCGCGATTATGACGCTGGAAGGCATCGGCATTGCGATGGATCCGAACTTCAGTTTCTTTGATGTCGCCAAGCCCTTTGCCAAGGAATTCATGATTCGCCGCGAAGGCAAAACCTTCCGCGATTTGATCGTCCGCAAACTGGTGTACGGCGAAGAAGGCGAAATTCAGTGGAGCAAGATGTGGAAGCTGGCGAAAATCGCCATCAAAAGTTATTGGGATGATTTCGTCGCCAAAGCCTCTGGAGCAGTTGGGTAA
- a CDS encoding DUF1844 domain-containing protein — MAEENPSAFKVTDRRLFNADGSLRDDAVIPEPPPVAEPIPQFAAAEPSPLAPEEFQADDEDVMPEQTMFTDFVMQIASSAFIYLGLVEHPGTGKRQVDMMAAKETIDLLMLLRQKTNGNLTPGEAKFFDELLAELKTQFVSMRR; from the coding sequence ATGGCTGAAGAGAACCCGTCCGCTTTTAAGGTCACAGATCGCCGTCTTTTCAATGCCGACGGATCGTTGCGCGATGACGCAGTGATTCCAGAGCCACCGCCCGTCGCAGAGCCAATTCCTCAATTCGCCGCCGCGGAGCCGAGCCCGCTGGCTCCGGAAGAATTCCAGGCAGATGACGAAGACGTCATGCCGGAACAGACCATGTTCACAGATTTTGTGATGCAGATTGCTTCTTCAGCATTCATTTACCTGGGCTTGGTTGAACATCCCGGAACGGGCAAGCGTCAAGTAGATATGATGGCCGCCAAAGAAACCATTGACCTGTTGATGTTGCTGCGCCAAAAAACAAACGGAAATCTAACGCCGGGCGAAGCCAAGTTCTTCGATGAATTGCTGGCGGAGTTGAAGACGCAGTTTGTTTCTATGAGACGTTAA